One region of Myxococcus fulvus genomic DNA includes:
- a CDS encoding ABC transporter ATP-binding protein has product MNDTTGAEAAKARDIADVVIRVEGLRKDYTMGSEVVRALRGVDLTIRRNEYVAVMGPSGSGKSTFMNLIGCLDVPSEGQYWLNGQPVAGMTENALARIRNRELGFVFQSFNLLPRASALDNVALPLVYARVPKKVRLERAAAMLDKVGLGSRKDHRPNELSGGQRQRVAIARALVTQPALLLADEPTGALDSRTGEEIMALFGELHSQGQTLMLVTHESDIAAHAQRVLFLKDGVIERDELKKN; this is encoded by the coding sequence ATGAACGACACGACGGGAGCAGAGGCCGCCAAGGCGCGCGACATCGCGGACGTGGTCATCCGGGTGGAGGGCCTGCGCAAGGACTACACCATGGGCTCGGAGGTGGTGCGCGCGCTGCGCGGCGTGGACCTCACCATCCGCCGCAACGAGTACGTGGCCGTCATGGGCCCGTCCGGCTCCGGCAAGTCCACCTTCATGAACCTCATCGGCTGCCTGGACGTGCCGAGCGAGGGCCAGTACTGGCTCAACGGCCAGCCGGTGGCGGGCATGACGGAGAACGCGCTGGCGCGCATCCGCAACCGCGAGCTGGGCTTCGTGTTCCAGAGCTTCAACCTGCTGCCGCGCGCGTCCGCGCTCGACAACGTGGCGCTGCCGCTGGTGTACGCGCGCGTGCCCAAGAAGGTCCGCCTGGAGCGCGCCGCGGCCATGCTGGACAAGGTGGGCCTGGGCAGCCGCAAGGACCACCGCCCCAACGAGCTGTCCGGCGGCCAGCGCCAGCGCGTGGCGATTGCGCGCGCATTGGTGACGCAGCCCGCGCTGCTGCTCGCGGACGAGCCCACGGGCGCGCTCGACAGCCGCACGGGCGAGGAGATCATGGCCCTCTTCGGGGAGCTGCACTCGCAGGGACAGACGCTGATGCTCGTCACGCACGAGTCGGACATCGCGGCGCACGCGCAGCGGGTGCTGTTCCTGAAGGACGGCGTCATCGAGCGGGACGAGCTGAAGAAGAACTGA
- a CDS encoding TolC family protein codes for MKRRPQRLTALTLGMLGVVGVPGTGLAGATKGAALLPGDAPTKVALMGLAQASAVPTPSEAATPPAESSAPSEAVPTDLGVTKQAPPDVPSVSLEEAIARALKTNPAVAQSEGNVTNAAAAERSAVGAYIPTLSASASGSLSSTQRVEPVTGVVVNGSADNYSAGLTTGWNVFTGGQRSATREQTKAQSGAASAQLRAQRASAVLDVQRAYYEVLRGTGLENVARSRIERARQNEEAAQRRLAVGSATRSDLLRAQLDHTTARDALRTAETQRASASLALGRLIGAEGAVEAKGAENLDPKPLAISDETLVSDLEAQAPAVLAAASTLSASAAGVDVAKATYLPTVRLSAGYDWFNQDPSFNGGRTSWNVRLGLSYPIFDGFLREERVQRAKTAEVVSQVQLADTRRAVRTGAHQALNQLRLSADRISLSEQSVEVAREDLKVQEERYRLGATTILELLTSQENLVQAEINLVSSRFDYRIAHAELEALAGRQL; via the coding sequence TTGAAGAGGCGGCCCCAGCGGCTGACGGCGCTGACCCTGGGGATGCTCGGCGTGGTGGGGGTGCCCGGGACGGGCCTGGCGGGCGCGACGAAGGGCGCCGCGCTGTTGCCGGGTGATGCGCCCACGAAGGTCGCCCTGATGGGCCTCGCCCAGGCGAGCGCGGTGCCCACCCCGTCGGAGGCCGCGACGCCTCCAGCGGAGTCGAGCGCTCCGAGCGAGGCGGTGCCCACGGACCTGGGCGTCACGAAGCAGGCCCCGCCGGACGTGCCGAGCGTCTCGCTGGAGGAGGCCATCGCGCGGGCGCTGAAGACGAACCCGGCGGTGGCGCAGTCCGAGGGCAACGTCACCAACGCGGCGGCGGCCGAGCGCAGCGCCGTGGGCGCGTACATCCCCACGCTGTCGGCGAGCGCGAGCGGCTCGCTCTCCAGCACCCAGCGCGTCGAGCCGGTGACAGGCGTGGTCGTCAACGGCTCGGCCGACAACTACAGCGCGGGCCTGACCACCGGCTGGAACGTCTTCACCGGCGGCCAGCGCAGCGCCACGCGGGAGCAGACCAAGGCCCAGTCGGGCGCGGCCTCCGCGCAGTTGAGGGCGCAGCGCGCCAGCGCGGTGCTCGACGTGCAGCGCGCGTACTACGAGGTCCTCCGTGGCACGGGCCTGGAGAACGTGGCGCGCTCGCGCATCGAACGGGCCCGGCAGAACGAGGAGGCCGCGCAGCGTCGGTTGGCGGTGGGCTCGGCGACGCGCTCGGACCTGCTGCGCGCGCAGCTGGACCACACCACGGCGCGCGATGCCCTGCGCACGGCGGAGACGCAGCGCGCCTCCGCGTCCCTGGCGCTCGGGCGGCTCATCGGCGCGGAGGGCGCGGTGGAGGCCAAGGGCGCGGAGAACCTGGACCCGAAGCCGCTCGCCATCTCCGACGAGACACTGGTGTCGGACCTGGAGGCGCAGGCCCCCGCGGTGCTCGCGGCGGCCTCCACGCTGAGCGCCTCCGCGGCGGGCGTGGACGTGGCCAAGGCCACCTACCTGCCGACGGTGCGCCTGTCCGCCGGCTACGACTGGTTCAACCAGGACCCGAGCTTCAATGGCGGCAGGACGAGCTGGAACGTCCGGCTGGGACTCTCCTACCCCATCTTCGACGGTTTCCTGCGCGAGGAGCGCGTGCAGCGAGCGAAGACGGCGGAGGTGGTGTCGCAGGTGCAGCTCGCGGACACGCGCCGCGCGGTGCGCACCGGCGCCCACCAGGCACTCAACCAGCTGAGACTGTCCGCCGACCGCATCAGCCTCTCCGAACAGTCGGTGGAGGTGGCGCGCGAGGACCTGAAGGTGCAGGAAGAGCGCTACCGTCTGGGGGCCACCACCATCCTGGAGCTGCTGACGTCCCAGGAGAACCTGGTCCAGGCGGAGATCAACCTCGTGTCCTCGCGCTTCGACTATCGCATCGCGCACGCGGAGCTGGAGGCGCTCGCCGGGAGGCAGCTGTGA
- a CDS encoding sensor histidine kinase: protein MPWVAAGLMCAVLLSAVVFIRRSALESSSLVVRGMANVLMLAGVEAFREGTGVPSQQALEAFLNTHQEGGLRYVAIVEDGQVLASAGVGSLGKIEDGTQLRFEEGRGRFIHRLRKPRPPDGPPAVSGTPPMVEPPVSQEPRRNLRIGYDFEPVTALELKERSQRLLFVAAVSCMGILGLAFAFSRSLAQREALAAELERGRRLAALGTMSAVLAHELRNPLASLKGHAQLLAERVERDEVLRPKADRIVGEAVRLEQLMNDLLGFVRSGELRRSGTDPNEVLRAAVEATGESSVEARYLPGHEKVELDAGRFQQALENVLRNAVQVSPAGQRVEVGVAQEGPALVFTVRDHGPGIPKGDEERIFEPFVTGRLRGVGLGLAITRRIVELHGGSVSARTHAEGGAEFRLTVPARGT, encoded by the coding sequence ATGCCCTGGGTGGCTGCCGGGCTGATGTGCGCGGTGCTGCTGTCCGCCGTCGTGTTCATTCGCCGCTCGGCGCTGGAGTCGTCCTCGCTGGTGGTGCGCGGCATGGCGAACGTGCTGATGCTCGCCGGCGTGGAGGCCTTCCGGGAGGGCACGGGCGTGCCGAGCCAGCAGGCGCTGGAGGCCTTCCTGAACACCCACCAGGAGGGCGGGCTGCGCTACGTCGCCATCGTCGAGGACGGGCAGGTGCTCGCGTCGGCCGGTGTCGGCTCGTTGGGGAAGATTGAAGATGGCACGCAGCTGCGCTTCGAGGAGGGCCGGGGCCGCTTCATCCACCGGCTGCGCAAGCCGAGGCCTCCGGATGGCCCGCCCGCCGTGAGTGGGACGCCGCCGATGGTGGAGCCTCCTGTCTCGCAGGAGCCTCGGCGCAACCTGCGAATCGGCTACGACTTCGAGCCTGTCACCGCGCTGGAGCTGAAGGAGCGCTCGCAGCGGTTGCTGTTCGTGGCCGCGGTGTCGTGCATGGGCATCCTGGGGCTGGCGTTCGCGTTCTCACGCTCGCTGGCGCAGCGTGAGGCGCTGGCGGCGGAGCTGGAGCGTGGCCGTCGGCTGGCCGCGCTGGGGACCATGTCCGCGGTGCTGGCGCACGAGCTGCGAAACCCGCTGGCGTCGCTCAAGGGGCATGCGCAGTTGCTGGCCGAGCGCGTGGAGCGCGACGAGGTGCTGCGTCCCAAGGCGGACCGCATCGTCGGCGAGGCGGTGAGGCTGGAGCAGTTGATGAATGACCTGCTGGGCTTCGTGCGCAGTGGCGAGTTGCGCCGCTCGGGCACGGACCCCAACGAGGTGCTGCGCGCGGCGGTGGAGGCCACGGGTGAGTCGAGCGTGGAGGCGCGGTACCTGCCGGGCCACGAGAAGGTGGAGCTGGACGCGGGCCGCTTCCAGCAGGCGCTGGAGAACGTACTGCGCAACGCGGTGCAGGTGAGCCCCGCGGGTCAGCGCGTGGAGGTGGGCGTGGCGCAGGAGGGGCCGGCGCTCGTCTTCACGGTGAGGGACCATGGTCCGGGCATCCCCAAGGGCGACGAGGAGCGCATCTTCGAGCCCTTCGTCACCGGGCGTCTACGAGGCGTGGGGCTGGGGCTGGCCATCACCCGCCGCATCGTCGAGCTGCATGGGGGCTCGGTGAGCGCGAGGACGCACGCGGAGGGAGGCGCGGAGTTCCGCCTCACCGTGCCGGCGAGGGGGACCTGA